The window TGATATTAATTACTTGCCAGACATGATTGATGAATAGGTGACGACCCTGTTACGGCCAAGTTCTTTTCCTCTATAGAGTGCAGCATCTGCTCTGTTAATCATACTATCAACACCCGTGAGCGTATCATACTCTGATATACCAAACGTCATTGTGATCTCTATTTTATTTTCAGAATAATCAATTGAAGTGCTTTCTACGATACTGCGGATTTTTTCTGCAAGCTTAGCAGCACCTTCTTCACCTGTTTCAGGGAGCAGGAACATAAATTCCTCCCCACCCCACCTTGCAAGCACATCCTGTGCTCGTATTGCTTCCTTCAGTATTTTAGCAAGATTTGAAAGCACTATATCACCACACTTATGCCCAAATGTGTCATTAATTTTTTTAAAGTGATCAATATCAGCAATAATCACTGCAAACGTTGATTTACTTCTATTTGCTCTGTTAACCTCTTCGTTGATTTTTTCCATAATGTGAAGGCGGGTAGCAAGACCGGTAAGGTAATCTGTCCTCACTGATTCATTTAATTCTAGAGATTTTTTTAAAAGCCGCTGACTTACTAATTCAAGTGATTCGGCATACGTTTCTAGTTGTTCACGTGCTTTTAATAGCTCCATCTGGTTTTTTATTCTGGCATTTAGTTCAAGTGGATTGAATGGTTTTGCAATATAATCTATGCCTCCTGCCTCAAAACCTTCTACAATGCTATTGGTATCATTGCGTGCTGTAATAAAAACAATAGGAATATGTGATGTTTCCTCAATTTGCTTTAAGGTACGGCAAACACTATATCCATCAATGCCGGGCATCATAATATCCAAAAGAATCAGGTCGGGTAAAGCATTTCTGGCTATTTCAATGGCTGACTCACCTTCTGTTGCCACAATAATTTCGTATTTATCTTTCAGAAGGTCACCTAAAATTGTGATGTTTGCCGGTGTATCATCAACTATCAAAATTTTCTTCATTGTCCAGCCTCTTGTATAACTTCATAAATTCCTATATCAGCAATAAAAGCCTTGAGTATTTCCTCAGCTTTCTTAAAATCAAACTGTTGTATCCTAGTTTGAAGCAAATTAAATTCTGGAACATACTTCCCCGGGAAGTACTGTAAAAGTGAGTTAAAAGTAGTCAATGCTTCAAATCGGTTGTTTTTTAAATCGTCAAAAAGTTTTTTTAATATAGGAGCTATCGCCTCTTTATTATCTTTAAATATTCTTTGCAATTCATTGCTTTTATTATCAATAGTATTTACATTTTCATGAGATAAAGAATAAGATATCCTTAAAGCATTATCAACCTTTTTATTTGAAAGGAAACAATCTAAGGTAAGGAAAAGATCCTGGGGTACTATTGGTTTTGCTATATGGCCGTTCATGCCACTGCGAATACTTTGCTCACTGTCTCCGGAAAGTGCATGAGCAGTCATTGCAATTATTGGCAGATTTGCATATTTATTGTTTCTACGAATGATTTTAGTTGCTTCAAATCCATCCAGTTTGGGCATTTGAATATCCATAAGTACCAGGTCAAATCCATCACTGTCGCTTTCTAGTATTTCAATAGCCTGTCTCCCGTTTTCTGCACATACCACCGCTACACCCGTAGTTTTTAAAATTTCTATTGCCACCTGTTGATTAATAATATTATCTTCCACCAGCAGTATTCTTGCACCAGGGAATGAATAATTGACAGCATTATTTGCTTGCGGAACATTTTTATCTTCACCTGCCTCTGCTTTATAAACTTGACTCAACGTATGTGCCAGCTGATCAACTGTGAGCGGCCGTGAAAAAATATTTTGCAATCCACTGGCCTCAGGAATTCTCTTGATTTGTTGTATAACAGTTGCCGAAGAAAATAAAATTATTTTTTTTAAAACACTATCTTTTAATCTTGATATGGTAGTAAATAATTCTTTTGTTTTTCCAGTAGCATTTCCAAGATTAATCATTATAAATATATAATGTTCAACATCATCGCTAAGTAAAATTCTTGAAGCAATATCACGCGTTTCTATTGTATGCGAAGTAAGGCCCAGTGCCAAGCAATAAGTATTGTAAATTGTTGCTGATAGGGGATTATCATCAACAATCAATACCTGCTTACCCTGTAAGTGTGATACTTGAGGAGATGATGATGCACCTTGATGCACTGCAATTGGAAGTGAAAAAGAAAATGTACTGCCTATGCCTTTTGTGCTTTCCACTTTTATTTTGCCACCCATAAGCTGCACCAGATTTAGGCTTATAGCAAGCCCAAGTCCTGTGCCTCCAAATCTCCGTGTGAATGATGAATCACCCTGAGTGAATGGACTGAATAAATACTGCAATTGATCCTGCGAAATACCTATGCCAGTATCAGATACCGAAAATTTTATATTACCCAAACCAACAGTATTATGTTCTTGTTCAATACGTACAACAATATGTCCTGCTTCTGTAAATTTAATTGCATTTCCAATTAAGTTTATCAGAACTTGCAAAAGACGTGTGGGATCACCTCGTAGCATTTTTGGTAAATCCGGATCAGCAAAAAAAAGAAGTGCAAGTCCACGCCTTTCCGCTTCTTCAGCAAAGAAGACTGAAAGCGAATTGAGAAGTGATTCAAGGGTGAAATCAACTTTTTCAAGCTGAATACGCCCTGCATCAATCTTTGAGAAATCTAAAACGTTGTTGAGTATATCTTGAAGAATTCTTGCAGCACCCTGTATCTTTTTTACGTAATCTGCCTGTTTTTCAGTAAGTTCTGTTTGTGATAATAAATGCGTTAGTCCAATGATGGGATTCATAGGAGTTCTGATTTCATGACTCATATTGGCTAAAAATTCAGACTTGGCAACTGCAGCTGCTTCGGCTTCTTCCTTTGCTTTCATTAATGCTAATTCAGATTTGCGCCTTTGGGTAATATCGCGAAAACTCCATACTCTTCCTACCACCTGGCCTTCAAAACGCTGTGGGATTGAGATGCGTTCAAAGATACGGCCATCCTTGAAATGTAATTCATCAAGGCTTTCCTTCTGAGGGGTAGCATATACTTCGCGTATTTTATTTATGAATGCTTCTGGATCATTGAGTTTATTCATCACTTTTGATAATAATGTATCATCCATGCCTCCCTGTACTTCAGATTCATTCAGACCCCACAGTTGCAAAAATTTTTTGTTATATGCCAAAACCCTGCCATCGTTAGTAATAACTAAAATGCCATCTGCAGTTGAATCCAGCGTTGCTTCCAGCAATGAAAAAGAATGAGCCAGTTGTGATGTTCGTTCTTCTACTTTAAATTCCAAATGCTGTGAGAGCTCCTCTGCTTTTATAAAGGCACTTGAGAACCTTCTGGAAAGAAGAAAGGATTGTACAAAAAAGAAGGCATAAAGCCCAAATGGAACTACATATGCAGTAGCTATAATACGGTAACTGTAAAGAATATCATTGAATGTTGCAGCAAAGAGTATAAGGCTTCCTATCACAAAAAGCAAAGCAGCTTCTCTTTTCCTGATTACAGCAAGGATGAGGCAATAGATAAAATAAAGTACCATAATTCCAACAAATGCATTGAAAAAGATAAGCGTTTTGGCATAAAACATTACTGGTAAGCTAAACACTATTATGATGAAAACAGCACAAACTGCAAGTATAGCGTTTACAACAAATTTAGAGATTTCCCTTGGATACAGTGAATGGATATAAAGCCCAAGGGTAGCAACAGAAAAATAATAAAAAATATATTCAGCAGCTGTTCCAATGTGCCAATCAATGATTGGCCATCTGTAAGCATATCCTTCTCCTGTAACAAGAAGCCTTCCAGTTGTACTCAAACAGAAGAGTGCAAAGTAGAGGGTGGAACGATCGCTTCGCCGCAGATAGTATACACCAAGATGATACATTGCCATAAGAAGGATAGCTCCAATGAGAAATATATCTTTTACCAGGTTTCTTTCAAAAATAGCGGCAACATCGCTGGTGCTGCCAATAATGATACTGTCACGAATTCCAGGTCGTGGATAGTGAAAATTAGAAAGGTGAAATACAATATCAACTTCCTTGTCTGTATGAATATCCACCATAACGGGTGCATAGTATTGAGGTAAAGATGTTTCTTTTGTTGTTCCTACTATTCCGTTTTCATACTTTTTTTTGCCATTAATAAAAAGCCGATACGCAGTATCAATAGGAGGCAATCGTAATGCAAGTTCATGGTTGTAATCCAGTGGAAGGAGTATCTTCAATCGGTAGGAAGCAACACCCTCAGAAGGCAATTTTTTCCCCATACTATATTTGCCATCCCAGGTTGAAGGAACACTAAGAAATTGTTCATCAGCAAGACTGTTCTGTGTTATTTTATGCTGATGTATAAAAGTACCCCAAACAAATTCCCACGTACCATCAAGCTTTACAGGCCCATCTGCTTGCGGATTCCATGTACGTAAATCCATGACTCCATTATGTGCTACAGGCGCAACTTTTTCTTGTTGGGTTGGAGCACATCCAATCACAAAAATTAGAAGAAGAATAAATGCAGTTATGCCATATTTATTGAGGGAGCTCATTAACATTTGCCCCCATTTTTTTCTAATTCCCCCAATTTTTTTGTTATCTGGTCAAGCTCTTCCTTTGCTTTGCTGAAATCATAATTTCTCAAAGCTTTATTAAGTTTATCCATTTCTTGAGGTATCAAATTACCAATCATATTGTCTAATTCATCAAAAGCTGACAGTGCCTCAAATCGTCTGCCCTGGAGTAGTTCATACAGCCTATTAATGTGATGATTAATTGTAGTACTATCAAGTGTTGTAGCAGGATGGTAATTACGGTTTTTATCATCACGCAAGAGAATATCTTTATTTTTTAAAATTTTCGATAGCTCCTTATAAAAAGATCCAAGTTGTGCATCAGCATTTTTTCCTTCTTTAAGATTCATTTCCACATCTGTGGCAATAGTATAAAGAGCTATCGCACCTATATTTCCACCTGCTCCCCGGATAGAATGTAGTAGCAATTGAGCATTTTTACTATCTCCAGATGAAATTAGATGTTCTAATTTTTCAGCAGCATCTTCAAAAGTATTACAAAATTCAAGAATAATCCTTTTCAGTAAATCTTTATTTCCTCCCATACGCCTGAGCGCACTTTCCACATCAATACCATCAAGATTTAACAAAACCGTATCCATTGTATTTTTCAATGGCTTTATATTTTTGTTATCTGTTTTTTCTGATGTTTTTAGCAAATTGCCAAGAGTATCAAAAAGTTTTTCCGGATTGATTGGCTTTTTTATATAGCCGTTCATACCAGCTGACATACAAGCAGCCACATCTTCTGTAGTGGCATAGGCTGTAGTTGCTACAATAGGTATATTTTGCTGTAATTTTGTTCTGATGATTCGTGTAGCTTCAAGGCCGTCCATCTGCGGCATCTGCACATCCATAAGAACCAGATCGAAATTTTCACTTTCAACCATTTTAATAACTTCATTTCCATTTCCAGCATATTTAACTGAAAATCCAATACTTTCAAGAATTCCCCCAATAACTTCCCTGTTAATGGAATTGTCCTCAGCTACCAGAATCTTTTTCCCTTCATAGGTTAATTTGAAATGGTCTTCAGTAATACC of the Spirochaetota bacterium genome contains:
- a CDS encoding diguanylate cyclase gives rise to the protein MKKILIVDDTPANITILGDLLKDKYEIIVATEGESAIEIARNALPDLILLDIMMPGIDGYSVCRTLKQIEETSHIPIVFITARNDTNSIVEGFEAGGIDYIAKPFNPLELNARIKNQMELLKAREQLETYAESLELVSQRLLKKSLELNESVRTDYLTGLATRLHIMEKINEEVNRANRSKSTFAVIIADIDHFKKINDTFGHKCGDIVLSNLAKILKEAIRAQDVLARWGGEEFMFLLPETGEEGAAKLAEKIRSIVESTSIDYSENKIEITMTFGISEYDTLTGVDSMINRADAALYRGKELGRNRVVTYSSIMSGK
- a CDS encoding ATP-binding protein; the encoded protein is MSSLNKYGITAFILLLIFVIGCAPTQQEKVAPVAHNGVMDLRTWNPQADGPVKLDGTWEFVWGTFIHQHKITQNSLADEQFLSVPSTWDGKYSMGKKLPSEGVASYRLKILLPLDYNHELALRLPPIDTAYRLFINGKKKYENGIVGTTKETSLPQYYAPVMVDIHTDKEVDIVFHLSNFHYPRPGIRDSIIIGSTSDVAAIFERNLVKDIFLIGAILLMAMYHLGVYYLRRSDRSTLYFALFCLSTTGRLLVTGEGYAYRWPIIDWHIGTAAEYIFYYFSVATLGLYIHSLYPREISKFVVNAILAVCAVFIIIVFSLPVMFYAKTLIFFNAFVGIMVLYFIYCLILAVIRKREAALLFVIGSLILFAATFNDILYSYRIIATAYVVPFGLYAFFFVQSFLLSRRFSSAFIKAEELSQHLEFKVEERTSQLAHSFSLLEATLDSTADGILVITNDGRVLAYNKKFLQLWGLNESEVQGGMDDTLLSKVMNKLNDPEAFINKIREVYATPQKESLDELHFKDGRIFERISIPQRFEGQVVGRVWSFRDITQRRKSELALMKAKEEAEAAAVAKSEFLANMSHEIRTPMNPIIGLTHLLSQTELTEKQADYVKKIQGAARILQDILNNVLDFSKIDAGRIQLEKVDFTLESLLNSLSVFFAEEAERRGLALLFFADPDLPKMLRGDPTRLLQVLINLIGNAIKFTEAGHIVVRIEQEHNTVGLGNIKFSVSDTGIGISQDQLQYLFSPFTQGDSSFTRRFGGTGLGLAISLNLVQLMGGKIKVESTKGIGSTFSFSLPIAVHQGASSSPQVSHLQGKQVLIVDDNPLSATIYNTYCLALGLTSHTIETRDIASRILLSDDVEHYIFIMINLGNATGKTKELFTTISRLKDSVLKKIILFSSATVIQQIKRIPEASGLQNIFSRPLTVDQLAHTLSQVYKAEAGEDKNVPQANNAVNYSFPGARILLVEDNIINQQVAIEILKTTGVAVVCAENGRQAIEILESDSDGFDLVLMDIQMPKLDGFEATKIIRRNNKYANLPIIAMTAHALSGDSEQSIRSGMNGHIAKPIVPQDLFLTLDCFLSNKKVDNALRISYSLSHENVNTIDNKSNELQRIFKDNKEAIAPILKKLFDDLKNNRFEALTTFNSLLQYFPGKYVPEFNLLQTRIQQFDFKKAEEILKAFIADIGIYEVIQEAGQ
- a CDS encoding ATP-binding protein; the protein is KGLNLHFDVAPDVPMDLRGDPLRIQQVLINLIGNAIKFTEKGDVNVTIEKLADGKNIKFTVSDTGIGLTKDDMSKIFQSFTQSDSSTTRRFGGTGLGLSICKNFVEKMGGSIGVDSNPRKGSSFYFILPLVPAEKNTRSSIIASGITEDHFKLTYEGKKILVAEDNSINREVIGGILESIGFSVKYAGNGNEVIKMVESENFDLVLMDVQMPQMDGLEATRIIRTKLQQNIPIVATTAYATTEDVAACMSAGMNGYIKKPINPEKLFDTLGNLLKTSEKTDNKNIKPLKNTMDTVLLNLDGIDVESALRRMGGNKDLLKRIILEFCNTFEDAAEKLEHLISSGDSKNAQLLLHSIRGAGGNIGAIALYTIATDVEMNLKEGKNADAQLGSFYKELSKILKNKDILLRDDKNRNYHPATTLDSTTINHHINRLYELLQGRRFEALSAFDELDNMIGNLIPQEMDKLNKALRNYDFSKAKEELDQITKKLGELEKNGGKC